CGCCGAAACCGGCGCCCGGCCCTACGACCGGGCCTATTACGCCCGCGCCGCGACCCATTCGACGATGACGATCTACCGCCGCAACCACGTTCAGCGCCTGGTGCAGATGGTCGCCAAGGCGATCGGGGCGGAGCCGCATGGCCGGCTGTCGAAACTGGCCGGCGCGATCCTCTGGCGCTTCCTGCAGATGCGTGCGGGATCCGGCGGCGGCGCGGAGCCGGCACCGGCATAGCGCCTTCAGCTTATATGAGGCGTCCGGTGGACCAGCGTGTCGGCCAACGCCTGTGCTGTCACGAAAAGCTTGTGATAGTTGAAAACCAAGAGCGCAGCTTCCCGCATGATGTTCAGATCGTAGCCGGTATTGAAGAAGTCCTTTTCTCCGTTGTCGGCACACATCACGCCGAGCACATAATTGCGATTTTGCCGGATGTAACCGATACCAGGCGGGATATCGAGCCTACCGCCTGCGGTAAGGTGAGGCCCCATCACGGGCACGGCCAAGCACGATTTGTACCAGTGAAGAGCGCGCCTCGTCGGCTGCCGGTAGGCATCGCCGTTCTGAATGACATTGAGGATGTCCCGCTCGACATCGCCGGAGAGGTAGTACCCGCGCTCGATCCTTGCATCGTCGTGATTCGGCTTCTCGAGCTTGACGCCGCCCGGAACGATCTCTCCCTCGTTCAATATACGCGTATAGACATAGTTCTCGGCAAAAAGATAAGGCGCATCCTTCATGCGTTCATATTCGCGGAGACGTTCCAGGTCGGTCGTATTCGATCGGCTCATGACGAGGTAACGGAGTCCACCACGCGGCGCCGGCAGAAAATGCTTGATATTGATCGAGCACTTCGGAGCTGCAAGCGGCCGGATGCGCGCCAAGGCGACCGCCGTGGTGTCGCATATCGATGAGAGCAATTCGTCATGCAGCGTTTTCAGCTCCTGGAATGTCGATGTGACCGTTTCCGGCTGGCCATGGGCACGGCACTCCGCGACGAGCCGCACAAACGCGGCCAGGAAGATCGCCTGCTTTTCTCCCTGGCGGCGATATTGAATCGCACCCTCTTCCTCGAGGTGCTTGGCCTGATGTTCGACCTCGGCGATCTTGCGCTTGAGCCTGTCTTGCTCCGTCGCTGCCGTCGAGCGGTGTTCGGCGAGGGCGACCATGGCTTCCGAACGTTGCCGCCGCATGCGCTGGTAGGCGCGGAAGAGCACGGCGTAAAATCGCCGGTCGTCCCGCGAGCGCAACAAAAGCAATACCGCGACGATGCTCAACGAGATGCACAGCACAAGCGAAAAGCTGGTCACGAACCAGAGAACCAATTCGTCACCCTTGCCTTCGGCGGCCATCGTAACGGCGATGCCGAGTCCGGCGACCAAGACACCGGCGACGAAGAAGATGAGATCGACCAGGCGAACCGGCGGTTCCCGCAGGGTCTCTGCAGGCTCGCTTGCCTGCGCGGGCTCTTCAGTGCCGACGACAGCGGGCAATGACTGCCTTGTGAGTATTTTCACGCGCACCCCCCTTTATTTCGTTTTGCAGCGAATATTGCGTGATTTGAAATCGCACTCAAGCTTGTCGCGCCTCGTTCGGGCGCACACGGAGATTCAAGTTGGCGCATTTGCGCCGTTCGGGCGCCCGCATTGCCCAAAACGGGTAAGCGAGAGAGCGGCGGTGCGCGCCCTTCCCGCCTTCGCGAGAAGGACAGCGGAGGCAAAGCGGTTCGACTCGAACGCGCTTTGCCCTAGTGAAGCGTTTCGCCGTCCGAGGATATGAGCTTCAGGTGGGGCGGCTTCGCCGCCTCGGTCCGCTTGGGCGCCTGCGTCCGCAGTCGTTGCACATTGCTGATCAGCAGGATCACGACCATGCCGGCGAGCGGCCAGCGCAGGTCGCCGAGCGTGGACCACAGGCCGGGCACCAGCAGCGCGATCCCCGCCGTCGAGCCGACGGCCAGCGACAGCAGCAAGGCGATCCCCGTGGCGCGTCTGGCGTCCGGACCGAACATCGCGTCAGACGCTGCGCTTCACCAGCATCTGCTTGATCTCGCCGATCGCCTGGGCCGGGTTGAGGCCCTTCGGGCAGGTGTTGGTGCAGTTCATGATCGTGTGGCAGCGATAGAGCCGGAAGGGATCCTCGAGCTTGTCGAGACGCTCGCCGGTATGCTCGTCGCGGCTGTCGGCGAGCCAGCGATAGGATTGCAGCAGCGCCGCCGGTCCCAGATAGCGCTCCGAATTCCACCAATAGCTCGGGCACGCGGTCGAACAGCAGGCGCACAGGATGCACTCGTAGAGCCCGTCGAGCTTGCTGCGCTCCTGCGGCGATTGCTTCCATTCCTTCTCCGGCTCGGCCGTCCTGGTCTGAAGGTAAGGTTCGATGGACGCGTATTGCGCGTAGAAGTTCGTCAGGTCCGGCACCAGGTCCTTCGCCACCGGCATATGCGGCAGCGGATAGACCGCAACCGGCCCGGAGATCTCGGTGATCGCCTTGGTGCAAGCCAGCGTGTTGCCGCCGCCGATGTTCATCGCGCAGGAACCGCACACACCCTCGCGGCAGGAGCGGCGGAACGTCAGGGTCGGGTCGATCTCGTTCTTGATCTTGATCAGCGCGTCCAGGACCATCGGACCGCAGCTCGCGAGATCCACCGTATAGGTGTCGACCCGCGGATTGGCGTCGCTGTCGGGATCGAAACGATAGACTTTGAATTCCTTGTGGTTCTTCGGCTTCTTGCCGTTCGCCGTCCTGGGCGCGGGCCACACTTTGCCCTTCGTCGGCTTGCTGCCCTTCGGCAAGGTGAGCTGAACCATGACCATCCTTCGAAAATCGATAGCGCTGGTACGGGTTTAGCAAGCCGCCGGGGGTCTGGCAACGCGGCGAATCCCGCCTAGGACGCGCCGATCTGCTCGAACACCCAGGCGACTTCGACCGGCTGCTCCTTGACCGAGCCGGTCAGCACGATCTGCTCGGTCCGCCGTACCTGATCGGCGCCGAGATAGACGCTTTCCTCGATGCTCACCTGGCCGCCGCTGCGAAAACGCCAGCCGTCGCCATTCGGCAGTTTGAGCAGCACGCCGCCGCCGGTGATCGGCGATACCCGGACGTCGGGATGGATATGGAAGCGGATCGCGAAGGGAAGGTCCTTGCGGCCTTTCTTCTCCGCTTTCGGCAAGAGCCGGTCGGCGCCCGTCACCGCAAGCCCCTGGGTCGACAGCGTTACCTGCCGTTCGTGGCGCACGCCGAAAGCGGCCATGTATCCATCGTGGCTGGCCTCGACGCTCCAGCCCGTGGTGCCTTCGACGCGGCGGGTTTCGATCTGTCTGGGGCCGGCGAGCATGCGCCGTCCGAGCAGGTCGCGGGCAAGGCCGGGAGGCAGGATCGGCGCGATCGAGACATCGGCCAGGGTCAGCGTCGAATGCGCCGCCGTGGCGCGGAGTGCGGTCTCCCATTTGGGCTGCGTGACGCCCGCCGCGCCGCAATTGACGACGATACGCTGCGCGGCGCTGGAGAACTCGAAGGCAAGACAGCCCGCATGCGCGGCGTTCGAGAACGCGCCGGGCGGCACCGTGCCGCAATCCAGCACCAGCAAGGCTTTGGCTGCGGTCAGCCGCTGATAGCCGGAATGCCGCGCGAAGGCGAAAGGCTGGCCGCGGATTTCGTCGCGTGCCAGCAATCCCGCGATCGTCCGGGAATCGCTTTCCTTGCCGCCGTTGAACAGCGCCAGCGCGCCGTCGCCATGGCGGAAGAAGCGGATGGTCGGCGCGATCCGGTCATGCGCGCCGCGGATCGCATGCGGGACTTCCAGGCCGCCGGCGCTCAATGCGTCCATCACCATCACGAGCAGGCGGTAGCAGTTGACCAGCTCCTCGGGCGAGCGGCTGACGTGCCCGCCATCGGGCAGAATCTGGCGTGCGATCTCGCCTTCGAGGCATTTGAGGCCCTCTTCGAGCCGCCGCTGGCTGTCCCCCAGGCAGGCCCCCGACAGGGCGAAGGCCGCCGCCGCCTCGAAACGCTGCGGTCCGTCCGGCGCCTCGCCGGCGATACGTGCGAGCATGCGCGATTGCTCGCGCAACGAGACGAAGACCTTGGAACGCCACAGCAGGTCGGAATTCGCGATCACCATCCGGCCATGCGCGAAGATGTGCACCAGGCGCCGCGCGATCACCTCGGGCGACCAGGCGGGCTCCGTGTAGCGCGAATGCCGCTTGAGCCACTGGCTGATCAGATTGGTCGCCAACGTCCGCGCCGCGTCGCCGCCGGCCAGCGCGAGGGGCGGAAGCCAGGCAAAGCCATGCAGCGCCCGCGCCCATTCGTCCGACGGCGGCTTGCGATCGAAGACCGAGCCCTCCGTCACCTCGACGATCTCGCCGTTGAAGCGGAAGCGGCCGCGCAGCAGCATGTCCGCGTCTTCGAGGCGTCGCGGCAGAGCATCGTAGGGATGGAACAGGATGCGGTCCGACAACGGCCCTTTGAGGAATCGCCGGTACAGCCAGGTCCGCCGATACCAGACACGGACCGGGCGCCACCAGCGCCACAGCAAGGCCCGGATCAGCTCCGGCAGGAGAGCGAGCGGCGCGCGCGCGGTGGTGTCCGCCACAGCGTCAGCCGCGCAACGCGGCGATATTGGCGGCGTAGCGCCCGGCGCCGCCCGCAAACACCGCCGTGCCGGCCACCAGGATGTTCGCGCCGGCCGCGATCGCCTGTTTCGCGGTCTCGGGATTGATCCCGCCATCGACCTCGAGATCGATCGCGCGGCCGGTCTTCGCGATGCGCGTCGCGATCGCCTCGATCTTCCGCAGCTGGCTCGAAATGAAGGACTGTCCGCCGAAGCCGGGATTGACGCTCATCACCAAGATCAGGTCGACGAGGTCCATCAGATTGTCGAGCGCCTCGACCGGCGTTCCCGGATTGAGCACCACGCCCGGCTTCTTGCCGCAGGAGCGGATGAGCTGCAGCGTCCGATGGATATGCGGCCCGGCTTCAGGATGCACCGTGATGCCGTCGGCGCCGGCCTCGGCGAACGCCGCGATGAACGGATCGACCGGCGAGATCATCAGATGCACGTCGAGCGGCGTCTTCGCATGCGGTTTGATCGCCTTCACGACGGCCGGACCGATCGTGAGGTTCGGCACGAAATGGCCGTCCATTACGTCGACATGGATGAAATCCGCGCCCGCCGCTTCCACCGCCTCGATCTCGGCCCCGAGACGCGCGAAATCGGCGGACAGGATCGAGGGAGCGATGCGGATATTGCTGGCCATGGCGGTCATTAAGTGCCGGATTCGACCCCACCCCGCAAGGCGAAACGAATCGGCTAGACCACCGTTGCCTTCGGACGCAGACGGCGCTGGACTTCGTCCTCGATCCGCGGCCAGGCCATCAGCGCAACCACGAAGGTCGGCAGCCAGATGATGCGCGACTGGTAGCGTCCATGGGGGCCGGAGAACGCGCCGCAGACCAGCGCATTGCCCATCAGCGCGAGCAGGATGAAGGCCGGCAGCACGCTGCCGCGCCAGTCGCGCCGCAGCCAAGCCCGCCGCAGGACCATGAAAAGCGCCGCGAGCGACAGAATCGCGATCGGCACGTGGACGACGTTGATGGGCACGAACCAGATCTCGCCTTCCTGTTGGTAGGCGCGATCATAGGCGCTGAGTTGCTGGGGAATGACGATCCGGAACTCGTGATTCAGGACCCATTCCTGCGGCACGATCCCGTCGCCCGTCTGGAACCAGAAGAACTGCAGCAGCCCATCCTGAAGCGCGACCAGCGCATTTTCGAGCGGATAGCGAAGGAGGCTCGCGCGCACGAGCACGGCCGATTCGGCCTGACGCTTTTCGAAACCGCCGAGCTTCTTGAACGGGCTGCGCGACGGCACCCATAGCCAGGTGTCGGCGCGCGACGGAAGGCGGTCCTTGTAGGCGCATATCGCGTACCGCTTCATAGCGCAGTCGGCGTCGAGCACCGGCGCGATCAGCCCGTCCTCCATCAGGCGCGCCTCGAGGAAAATCGAGCCTGAACGGCTGAAGAACAGCTGGCCTGTCAGACAGAAATTGACCGCGAAAATGGTTCCGACCGCCACGACGAAACTGGCTGCAGCCAGCGCCAGATGCGGCCGGGTCAGGCCGGACCGATCCATCCAGGCCGCCGGCGCGAATCGCAGCGCCGCCAGGGCGACAAGCAGCCCGCCCGCCAGCGCGACATGCGAAGAATGGCAGGCAATCGCGAGCGCCGCGCAGGCGAACAACAGGTTCCGCCGCAGGCGACCCAGCATGGGTCCATGGAAGGCGAGCAGGTAGAGCGCCAACGGCACGATGGCGACGAAGCAATCCGGCTCGATCTGCCCCGCGTACCAGGGCAATCCCGTCCCGACGCACAGCGCGGCGCCCAGGGCCAGCAAGGCCCAGAGCGACAGCGTGGGCCGGACGGCGCGGGCGAACTGCGTCATCACGAACGCGGTGATCACGCATTGCATCGCAGCCACGAACCAAAGGCTGTAGGCCGCGCCGGTCAGGACGATAAAAGCCGAATAGATCGGTGAGCGCTCGGCGACGAGGAACCGCGCGAAGCCCTGCAGCATATACGCGCCGGTGTCATAGAAGATGATCGGAAAGCCGTTCCACACCGCCACGGAGAGCAGGCCGAGGGCCAGCAGGGCGATGGCAAGCGCTTCGTTGCGCGGCTGGGAAATCGGCGCGGCCGGCAGCACAAGGCGGAACGGTCGCAGACCTGCCGCGGTGCTTCCCAACTCGCTCATCTTCGACAGACGCCCCCAACCGGTGCCGGACAATGCCGCATCCGATGCTGCAGCGCAAAGTGACAAAATGGTCAGGCGCAACATGCCCGCGTAAAGCCGCGAAACCCTTGGCGATTCGTCGCGAAAGCGCGGTTGACACGGGGGACCCCCCGCCTACACTCCGCCCCGGTTCCGATATGCACCTTCCCGAGGACATTCATGGCGGATAATCCGCAACGTCCGGCGCGCCGCGCGCGCCCGCTTTCGCCGTTCGTGACGATCTATCACTGGCCGGTGACGATGGCGACGTCCATCACGCACCGCTTCACCGGCATGGGCCTCGCCGCCGCCTTGGCGCTTCTCGCCTGGTGGCTCTACGCCGTCGCCAACGGCCCGGACGCCTACCGGGAGTTCAACGCCCTCGCCGCCACGCCGCTGGGCCAGGTGATCCTGTTCCTCGTCGTGTGGTCGCTGGCGTACCACCTGCTCAACGGCATCCGCCATCTGGCCTGGGACATGGGCTTCGGCTTTTCCAAGGGGGCGGCGCGGAACAACTCCGTGCTGGTCATCGTCGCCTCGATCGTCGTTGCGATCGCTTATTTCGCCGCCGCCTATGCCGGCTACGGAGGCTATTACCAATGAGCCTCGAAACTCCCCTGCACAAGGTCGAAGGACTCGGTTCGTCGCATTCCGGCGTGACGCATTTCTGGCGCGAACGCGTCACCGCCGCCGCGCTCATCCCGCTGTCGATCTGGTTCGCGGTCT
The nucleotide sequence above comes from Rhizomicrobium sp.. Encoded proteins:
- a CDS encoding succinate dehydrogenase iron-sulfur subunit, with the protein product MVQLTLPKGSKPTKGKVWPAPRTANGKKPKNHKEFKVYRFDPDSDANPRVDTYTVDLASCGPMVLDALIKIKNEIDPTLTFRRSCREGVCGSCAMNIGGGNTLACTKAITEISGPVAVYPLPHMPVAKDLVPDLTNFYAQYASIEPYLQTRTAEPEKEWKQSPQERSKLDGLYECILCACCSTACPSYWWNSERYLGPAALLQSYRWLADSRDEHTGERLDKLEDPFRLYRCHTIMNCTNTCPKGLNPAQAIGEIKQMLVKRSV
- a CDS encoding heparinase II/III family protein; translated protein: MADTTARAPLALLPELIRALLWRWWRPVRVWYRRTWLYRRFLKGPLSDRILFHPYDALPRRLEDADMLLRGRFRFNGEIVEVTEGSVFDRKPPSDEWARALHGFAWLPPLALAGGDAARTLATNLISQWLKRHSRYTEPAWSPEVIARRLVHIFAHGRMVIANSDLLWRSKVFVSLREQSRMLARIAGEAPDGPQRFEAAAAFALSGACLGDSQRRLEEGLKCLEGEIARQILPDGGHVSRSPEELVNCYRLLVMVMDALSAGGLEVPHAIRGAHDRIAPTIRFFRHGDGALALFNGGKESDSRTIAGLLARDEIRGQPFAFARHSGYQRLTAAKALLVLDCGTVPPGAFSNAAHAGCLAFEFSSAAQRIVVNCGAAGVTQPKWETALRATAAHSTLTLADVSIAPILPPGLARDLLGRRMLAGPRQIETRRVEGTTGWSVEASHDGYMAAFGVRHERQVTLSTQGLAVTGADRLLPKAEKKGRKDLPFAIRFHIHPDVRVSPITGGGVLLKLPNGDGWRFRSGGQVSIEESVYLGADQVRRTEQIVLTGSVKEQPVEVAWVFEQIGAS
- the rpe gene encoding ribulose-phosphate 3-epimerase is translated as MASNIRIAPSILSADFARLGAEIEAVEAAGADFIHVDVMDGHFVPNLTIGPAVVKAIKPHAKTPLDVHLMISPVDPFIAAFAEAGADGITVHPEAGPHIHRTLQLIRSCGKKPGVVLNPGTPVEALDNLMDLVDLILVMSVNPGFGGQSFISSQLRKIEAIATRIAKTGRAIDLEVDGGINPETAKQAIAAGANILVAGTAVFAGGAGRYAANIAALRG
- the sdhC gene encoding succinate dehydrogenase, cytochrome b556 subunit; amino-acid sequence: MADNPQRPARRARPLSPFVTIYHWPVTMATSITHRFTGMGLAAALALLAWWLYAVANGPDAYREFNALAATPLGQVILFLVVWSLAYHLLNGIRHLAWDMGFGFSKGAARNNSVLVIVASIVVAIAYFAAAYAGYGGYYQ